A window of the Leucothrix mucor DSM 2157 genome harbors these coding sequences:
- a CDS encoding DEAD/DEAH box helicase: protein MFCTDDEVLVCKSLSGSSYGSYVSGQLPNSTLGESFLSLLLKTGRCFWGEDSHKLSHPLTEGVSRDVTMEWVEHDELMVPELRCNEPYDELFRLSHYHYIDLKNHQCGQFTHDGLTSDQMSHLLDAPPVPKVVAEQVSEKLLELFPTANMPLPKPIVIEDLLIQGVTPKVCLYLHAEQISQAQRIHVASLGFDYGELTIQPPTPEAFSQEVMLISKKTQGQHKRFKLYRDLVAEQKALDRMTAFGFTSLGPEVKPFGPLDMVVLAENGLSVAIELWDQFINVLIPLLRGRGWKIEIADDFQLSIDTVDDWLGDIEESEGGEWFEMSLGFELNGERVNLLPLLIDLLKRYPDTMTLQQKLKAEEYQLFQLAPGQWIKLPSHRVLHVLDVLVELYDTDALNADGNLEFSKQLASHYGELLNDPNLRWKGADEIKALSNRLKQFTGVESTDLPKGLQAELRKYQHAGYDWLQFLRRFQFNGILADDMGLGKTIQTLACLLKEKEAGRVNAPCMVIAPTSLMSNWRREVERFTPDLSVLTLQGHDRHEKFDQIADYDLVLTTYPLILRDAHHYEDQQFYYLILDEAQLIKNARSKTTVKIRELKATHRLCLSGTPIENHLGELWSMYHFLMPGYLGTEERFNRLFRKPIEREGNGDRGKQLRRRVQPFMLRRTKDLVTQELPKKTEIIRSVSLVGKQRDLYETVRLAMDKKVRDEISKKGLARSHIMILDALLKLRQVCCDPSLVKLEKATKVKESAKLGLLMSMLPEMVESGRKILVFSQFTKMLAVIESELKKHNIGYSKLTGQTRKREEAIDHFQEGNAKVFLISLKAGGAGLNLTAADVVIHYDPWWNPAVERQATDRAYRIGQDKPVFVYKLLTEDTVEEKIIKLQEKKQALADSVYGGKQQEGAAFGQNDLMELLKPLE, encoded by the coding sequence ATGTTCTGTACGGATGATGAGGTATTGGTTTGTAAGTCGTTATCCGGCAGCAGTTATGGGAGTTACGTCAGTGGTCAATTGCCGAATAGCACGCTAGGGGAATCCTTTCTCAGCTTATTATTAAAAACAGGGCGTTGTTTCTGGGGGGAGGACAGTCATAAATTATCGCACCCATTAACAGAAGGCGTGAGTAGAGACGTTACGATGGAGTGGGTTGAGCATGATGAGCTAATGGTGCCGGAACTGCGGTGCAATGAGCCTTATGACGAACTGTTTCGTCTCAGCCACTATCATTATATTGATCTAAAAAACCATCAGTGCGGACAGTTTACGCATGATGGATTAACGTCGGATCAAATGTCGCATTTGCTGGATGCTCCACCCGTCCCCAAAGTGGTTGCTGAGCAGGTGAGTGAAAAGCTATTGGAGCTATTTCCGACGGCCAATATGCCGCTACCCAAGCCTATAGTGATTGAAGACTTGTTAATTCAGGGTGTTACGCCTAAAGTTTGTCTTTACCTTCATGCAGAACAAATCTCTCAAGCACAAAGAATACACGTGGCCAGTCTGGGGTTTGACTATGGCGAGCTGACCATACAGCCCCCCACTCCAGAAGCGTTTAGTCAGGAGGTAATGTTAATATCAAAGAAGACTCAGGGGCAGCACAAGCGGTTCAAGCTTTACCGGGATCTGGTGGCGGAGCAGAAAGCGTTGGATCGTATGACAGCGTTCGGCTTTACTTCTTTGGGGCCTGAAGTAAAGCCGTTCGGCCCATTAGATATGGTCGTGCTTGCGGAAAATGGACTGTCTGTGGCGATCGAGCTATGGGATCAATTTATTAATGTACTCATTCCATTGCTTCGTGGGCGGGGTTGGAAAATTGAAATCGCCGATGACTTTCAACTGTCTATTGATACGGTTGATGATTGGTTGGGGGATATTGAAGAAAGCGAGGGCGGTGAATGGTTTGAAATGAGCCTTGGCTTTGAGCTAAATGGTGAGCGAGTTAACTTATTACCGCTGCTGATTGATCTGTTGAAGCGCTACCCAGATACCATGACGCTACAGCAAAAGCTGAAAGCAGAGGAGTATCAATTATTCCAGTTGGCCCCAGGGCAATGGATAAAGTTGCCATCACATCGTGTGTTGCACGTGCTCGATGTTTTGGTGGAGTTGTATGACACCGATGCGTTAAACGCGGACGGTAATCTGGAATTCTCCAAGCAGCTTGCTTCTCATTATGGTGAGCTACTGAATGATCCCAATCTGCGCTGGAAAGGTGCGGATGAAATCAAGGCATTGAGCAACAGGCTGAAGCAATTCACGGGGGTTGAATCGACCGATCTGCCGAAGGGCTTGCAGGCGGAGTTGAGAAAGTATCAACATGCGGGGTATGACTGGTTACAATTTCTTCGGCGTTTTCAGTTCAATGGCATTTTGGCTGATGACATGGGCTTGGGGAAAACGATTCAGACGCTAGCGTGTTTGCTCAAGGAAAAAGAAGCGGGGCGTGTGAATGCACCTTGCATGGTGATTGCCCCTACGAGTCTGATGAGTAACTGGCGACGTGAAGTTGAGCGCTTCACACCGGATTTGAGTGTATTGACACTGCAAGGTCATGATCGTCATGAAAAGTTTGATCAGATAGCGGATTACGACTTGGTCTTGACTACCTACCCACTGATTTTACGTGATGCGCATCATTATGAAGATCAACAGTTTTACTACCTGATTTTGGATGAAGCGCAGCTTATAAAAAATGCACGTTCGAAAACCACGGTGAAGATTCGGGAGTTGAAAGCCACTCATCGCTTGTGTTTGAGTGGTACACCGATTGAGAACCACTTGGGTGAGTTGTGGTCAATGTATCATTTCTTGATGCCCGGTTATCTTGGTACCGAAGAGCGCTTTAACCGTTTATTCAGAAAGCCAATCGAGCGTGAGGGCAATGGTGATCGAGGGAAGCAGTTACGTCGACGCGTTCAGCCCTTTATGTTGCGACGTACTAAAGATCTGGTCACACAGGAGCTACCGAAGAAAACAGAGATTATTCGATCGGTGTCTTTGGTGGGTAAGCAGCGCGATCTTTATGAGACCGTTAGGCTGGCTATGGATAAAAAGGTCCGAGACGAGATCAGTAAGAAGGGCTTAGCTAGAAGCCATATCATGATATTGGATGCGTTACTGAAACTGAGGCAAGTGTGCTGTGATCCTAGCTTGGTCAAGCTGGAAAAGGCGACCAAAGTTAAGGAGTCTGCAAAGCTTGGATTGTTGATGAGTATGCTGCCTGAGATGGTGGAGTCTGGGCGTAAAATATTGGTATTTTCTCAGTTTACAAAGATGTTGGCGGTGATTGAGTCAGAGCTGAAAAAGCACAATATTGGATACAGCAAACTCACGGGGCAGACGCGCAAGCGTGAAGAGGCGATTGACCATTTTCAGGAGGGTAATGCCAAAGTGTTTCTGATCAGCTTGAAAGCAGGAGGAGCGGGGTTAAACCTGACGGCTGCTGATGTGGTGATTCATTATGATCCTTGGTGGAATCCTGCCGTGGAGCGGCAAGCAACCGATCGGGCTTATCGTATCGGTCAAGATAAACCTGTTTTTGTCTATAAGTTGCTAACTGAAGATACTGTTGAAGAAAAAATCATCAAGCTACAGGAGAAAAAGCAGGCACTGGCCGATTCGGTGTATGGCGGTAAGCAGCAGGAAGGCGCGGCATTTGGCCAGAATGATCTTATGGAGCTGTTGAAGCCTTTGGAGTGA
- a CDS encoding IS256 family transposase has protein sequence MNKKQLKALAKEAAQGLNSEEDIAALTKLLRQSFYEKALDAELDDHLGYDRHDTKPSTNSRNGYTKKTVKTDEGELEINTPRDRQSEFEPQIIKKRQTRTPALDSKILSLYAKGMTTRTIVDTLSEFYDTDVSPTLISKVTEGVLDLVTEWQSRPLDEVYPIVYLDCIVLKIRQDKQVINKAMYLALGVTMEGHKELLGLWITENEGAKFWLGVLTELNNRGVNDVLIACVDGLKGFPDAINTVFPKTQIQLCIVHMVRNSLKFVPWKDYREVTTDLKRIYQSATEEEGLLELESFATKWDEKYPLISRAWRSHWANLNTLFLYPSDIRKAIYTTNAIESLNSVIRKSTKHRKRFPNDDSAKKVVYLAIQEASKKWSMPIRNWKSALNRFIIEFEDRLTNYL, from the coding sequence ATGAATAAGAAACAATTAAAAGCCCTGGCTAAAGAGGCCGCTCAAGGCCTCAACTCGGAAGAAGATATTGCTGCATTAACCAAACTGCTGCGCCAATCATTCTATGAAAAAGCGCTTGATGCTGAGCTAGATGACCACCTTGGTTATGATCGTCATGATACAAAGCCCAGCACGAATAGCCGTAATGGTTACACTAAAAAGACAGTGAAAACGGATGAGGGTGAGTTAGAAATTAACACACCCCGTGATCGTCAAAGTGAGTTTGAACCGCAAATTATCAAGAAGCGCCAAACGCGCACACCCGCTTTGGACAGTAAAATTCTGAGTTTGTATGCAAAAGGAATGACCACACGAACCATCGTTGATACCCTCAGTGAATTTTACGATACAGACGTCTCGCCGACGCTGATTTCTAAAGTCACCGAGGGTGTTCTAGACCTGGTTACCGAATGGCAATCACGACCACTGGATGAGGTGTATCCCATTGTCTATTTGGACTGTATCGTGCTCAAAATTCGCCAAGACAAACAGGTGATCAATAAGGCGATGTACCTTGCGTTAGGCGTGACTATGGAGGGTCATAAAGAACTGTTAGGACTCTGGATCACAGAGAATGAAGGGGCTAAGTTCTGGCTGGGCGTACTCACTGAACTCAACAACCGGGGCGTGAATGACGTCCTGATCGCGTGTGTGGACGGGCTGAAAGGCTTTCCTGACGCCATTAACACCGTCTTTCCAAAGACTCAAATACAGCTCTGTATTGTCCACATGGTACGAAACTCACTGAAGTTTGTTCCCTGGAAAGACTACCGCGAAGTAACGACAGATCTGAAACGAATTTACCAGTCTGCGACTGAAGAAGAAGGGCTGCTTGAGTTGGAAAGTTTTGCCACAAAATGGGATGAAAAATACCCTTTAATTAGCCGTGCATGGCGGTCACACTGGGCAAACTTAAATACCTTGTTTCTTTACCCAAGCGACATCCGAAAAGCGATTTATACAACCAACGCGATTGAGTCGCTGAATAGCGTGATTCGAAAATCAACCAAGCATAGAAAGCGCTTTCCAAATGACGACTCCGCAAAGAAAGTCGTTTATTTAGCCATCCAAGAAGCCTCTAAAAAGTGGAGCATGCCGATTCGTAATTGGAAATCGGCATTAAATCGATTTATTATTGAATTTGAAGATAGACTAACGAATTACCTGTAA
- a CDS encoding lysozyme inhibitor LprI family protein, which produces MKRMCFVIFLLFSGDLFAGDDNLSLRSFEKATMFEESIIAQRQLCLDASGGGSGAVACFVRYYQEWDEELNYYYGRLRSVLNAAEKDTLKTAQLAWIKSRDEARAFNSALMDKIYADKEGEIYTAIRAGHVSDLMVPVTKQRALLMKRWYEDIKEAD; this is translated from the coding sequence ATGAAGCGAATGTGTTTTGTGATTTTTCTATTATTTTCAGGCGACCTATTTGCCGGTGATGATAATCTTAGTCTTCGCAGCTTTGAAAAGGCCACCATGTTTGAGGAGTCTATAATCGCTCAGCGACAATTATGCCTTGATGCTTCCGGCGGAGGGTCCGGAGCCGTTGCGTGTTTTGTCAGGTATTACCAAGAGTGGGATGAAGAACTCAATTATTACTATGGCCGCTTGCGCTCAGTGCTCAATGCTGCAGAGAAGGACACGTTAAAAACGGCCCAACTGGCTTGGATAAAAAGTAGAGATGAAGCGCGGGCCTTCAACTCTGCACTGATGGACAAGATCTATGCGGACAAAGAGGGGGAAATTTACACGGCTATAAGGGCCGGACACGTCTCAGATCTCATGGTGCCAGTGACAAAACAAAGAGCGCTCTTGATGAAGCGATGGTATGAGGATATTAAAGAGGCGGATTGA
- a CDS encoding GGDEF domain-containing protein — MTLKTTHIPSSMEKDYQSYLTPEKIRSTRVMSVLALLLYSAFIVIDIYALPSVVYEAFVIRLFVIASLGFAIVFSFTSKFSKYYHLVQATPYFLAGVSINLMILISSPTDEASDIYFAGLILVIMAIFSWAYLNLLSVSLSAFTIIGLYVYVEFYKHAGEPNSFLPTVLSNCFFLVCASVIGFVTQYVRDQYLKENFLLQQSLKLAYEQKSAEAHDNQYLANHDALTELPNRRYMMKLLNESLDKARIQEKILVILFIDLNGFKQINDVYGHNAGDETLTIIAKRLELAIRRGDHLSRLGGDEYLMGLILDKKDITKVEGIANKYAKIIGQPMNIEGKALKVGASIGVAIYPKHGDNIEDLINIADQKMYEVKKVKPPSTAVSSL, encoded by the coding sequence ATGACCCTTAAAACCACCCATATCCCCAGTTCGATGGAAAAGGATTATCAGTCGTATCTTACCCCTGAAAAGATAAGATCTACGCGGGTAATGTCTGTATTGGCGCTACTCTTGTATTCAGCCTTTATTGTGATAGATATTTATGCACTACCATCGGTTGTATACGAAGCTTTCGTCATAAGACTGTTTGTTATAGCGAGTTTAGGTTTTGCTATTGTCTTTTCATTTACCAGCAAATTTTCCAAATACTATCACCTTGTACAAGCAACGCCTTACTTTTTGGCCGGTGTCAGTATAAACCTAATGATTCTCATATCCAGTCCCACAGATGAGGCATCCGATATCTATTTTGCAGGTCTTATACTAGTCATTATGGCCATTTTTTCATGGGCTTACTTAAACCTGTTATCGGTGTCGCTCAGTGCTTTTACGATCATAGGACTGTATGTCTATGTAGAGTTTTATAAACATGCTGGGGAGCCAAATTCTTTTTTGCCGACGGTTCTATCTAACTGTTTTTTCCTGGTGTGCGCATCCGTTATTGGATTTGTAACCCAGTACGTTCGTGATCAATACCTAAAAGAAAACTTTTTACTCCAGCAGTCGCTAAAGCTTGCCTATGAGCAAAAGTCAGCAGAAGCACATGACAACCAATATCTGGCGAACCATGATGCATTGACCGAACTCCCAAACCGTCGCTACATGATGAAGCTACTGAATGAGTCGCTTGATAAAGCCCGCATTCAAGAAAAGATCTTAGTTATTCTATTCATCGACCTCAACGGCTTTAAACAAATCAATGATGTATACGGCCATAACGCAGGCGATGAAACCCTGACAATCATCGCAAAGCGTCTTGAGTTAGCCATACGCAGAGGTGACCATTTGTCACGCTTAGGCGGTGATGAATATCTCATGGGGCTTATTCTAGACAAAAAAGATATCACCAAGGTTGAAGGTATCGCCAATAAATATGCAAAAATTATTGGTCAACCGATGAATATTGAAGGCAAAGCGTTGAAAGTCGGCGCGAGTATTGGTGTGGCCATTTACCCAAAGCATGGTGATAATATTGAAGATTTGATCAATATTGCAGACCAAAAAATGTACGAGGTTAAGAAGGTCAAACCGCCCAGTACTGCAGTATCAAGCCTCTAA
- a CDS encoding tetratricopeptide repeat protein — protein MTNRQSNIIFYGVIATVICGLIVSNLYPDFFGDMSKSKEELAIKEAVVQGNHNKALSIYQTLVDQRISDSNEFTIGTANMYEAMASLHALAGNKAEEKAHYLKSLDIKKQLKKVSPYSLAHTYFKLGTIAEAEQQYDQAQHYYEQSLSTKLVDIKPDDEEGFFEGMQNAQVEYKRLNHAGTIATFKQLGALHVMKKEYAIAKDYYEKALAASKLTFGDDDIKTLEVAELIKQLPR, from the coding sequence ATGACAAACCGCCAATCAAACATAATCTTTTATGGTGTTATCGCCACGGTCATTTGCGGACTCATCGTCAGTAATTTATATCCCGATTTTTTTGGTGACATGTCAAAGAGTAAGGAAGAGCTCGCCATCAAAGAAGCCGTCGTCCAAGGTAATCACAACAAAGCGCTAAGCATCTATCAAACACTGGTAGATCAGAGAATCAGCGATAGCAATGAATTCACCATTGGAACCGCCAATATGTATGAGGCAATGGCAAGCTTACACGCGCTTGCTGGTAATAAAGCTGAAGAAAAAGCCCACTACCTGAAGTCATTAGACATTAAGAAGCAACTAAAAAAAGTTAGCCCGTATAGCCTTGCACACACCTACTTCAAACTCGGAACCATCGCTGAAGCAGAGCAGCAATACGATCAGGCTCAACACTATTATGAGCAGTCATTATCGACCAAGCTGGTTGACATAAAGCCAGACGATGAGGAAGGTTTCTTCGAAGGCATGCAAAATGCCCAAGTGGAATACAAACGATTAAACCATGCGGGGACTATTGCCACTTTTAAGCAATTAGGCGCGCTGCACGTTATGAAAAAAGAATACGCCATTGCCAAAGACTATTATGAAAAAGCCTTAGCGGCCAGCAAGCTGACCTTTGGTGATGATGATATCAAGACTCTGGAAGTTGCGGAGCTGATCAAGCAATTGCCACGGTAA
- a CDS encoding CaiB/BaiF CoA transferase family protein, with amino-acid sequence MTDSKTSTNGPLSNIKVLELGALIAGPYAASILAQFGAEVIKIESPEAGDPLRKWRKLHKDTSLWWYAHSRNKKSITLNLRSEQGQQVVRDLVKDADIVIENFRPGTLEKWGLGWETLSAIKPSLVMVRVSGYGQTGPYSSRPGFAAIAESIGGMRYLAGFPDRPPVRTGISIGDTLSSLYGVIGALMAMHHLQSHPGQGQFIDVALYESVFGVMESLIPEYAQAGFIRERSGASLPGIVPSSTYPCKDGEYVIIAANGDSIFKRLMRLMGRDDMADNPEMEQNDGRVIHTDAIDQAISEWTMLFDIDSVLDALEQAEVPASKIYTAKDIYEDPHYRAREMIERHAMPDGSPIDIPGVVPKMSVTPGGTRWLGPELGEHTDSVLEGLGYSSDIIAKLKADGII; translated from the coding sequence ATGACAGACAGCAAGACAAGCACAAACGGCCCCCTCAGCAATATCAAAGTTCTCGAACTTGGTGCGCTGATCGCGGGGCCTTATGCTGCCTCCATCCTCGCGCAATTCGGCGCAGAAGTTATCAAAATCGAATCCCCTGAGGCTGGCGACCCGCTGCGTAAATGGCGCAAGCTGCACAAAGACACTTCACTTTGGTGGTACGCTCACAGCCGCAATAAGAAATCCATCACCCTCAATTTACGCAGCGAACAAGGCCAACAAGTAGTGCGCGATCTGGTGAAAGATGCGGATATCGTGATTGAAAATTTCCGCCCCGGCACGCTGGAAAAATGGGGATTAGGCTGGGAAACCTTATCCGCGATTAAGCCATCACTCGTTATGGTGCGTGTTTCAGGTTATGGCCAGACCGGCCCTTACAGTAGCCGTCCGGGATTTGCGGCGATTGCTGAATCGATTGGTGGTATGCGTTATCTGGCAGGCTTTCCCGACCGCCCGCCGGTGCGTACCGGTATTAGTATTGGTGACACCCTCTCCTCTCTGTATGGCGTGATCGGCGCATTGATGGCAATGCATCACCTGCAAAGTCATCCCGGCCAAGGTCAGTTTATTGATGTAGCGCTATATGAATCAGTGTTTGGCGTGATGGAAAGCTTGATTCCGGAATATGCGCAAGCGGGCTTTATTCGCGAGCGCAGCGGGGCCAGCTTACCCGGCATCGTGCCCTCTAGTACCTATCCCTGCAAGGATGGCGAATACGTGATTATTGCTGCCAATGGCGACAGTATTTTTAAACGACTGATGCGCTTAATGGGTCGTGATGATATGGCAGATAACCCTGAAATGGAGCAAAACGATGGCCGCGTGATTCATACCGATGCCATTGATCAGGCCATTAGCGAGTGGACCATGCTGTTTGATATCGACAGCGTATTGGATGCGCTGGAGCAAGCCGAAGTGCCTGCCAGCAAGATCTACACCGCTAAAGATATCTATGAAGACCCGCACTACCGCGCCCGAGAGATGATTGAGCGCCATGCCATGCCCGATGGCTCGCCGATTGATATTCCGGGTGTGGTTCCAAAGATGAGTGTAACGCCGGGCGGCACGCGTTGGTTAGGGCCAGAGCTTGGCGAACACACCGACTCTGTGCTGGAAGGGCTTGGCTACTCGTCTGATATAATTGCTAAGCTCAAGGCCGATGGCATAATCTAA
- a CDS encoding formate dehydrogenase subunit gamma, protein MRILLLSLMLLLTLPAITQAAGPSVIQQDPGAELWNAVRGREGADHGDVRSQVKGIDSTVLVNKDGDDWRHFRMGELIPLAAKVLGFTIIAILLFRLVRGKIKIKAGRSTQKIKRFTRFQRYVHWTTAILFVALGITGAVLMFGRFVIIPYIGPEIGGPLTLLMKRIHDFAGPAFAVALVVLAFTFMKGNFPKWVDLKWIVKGGGLLGGHAPAGRYNAGEKGWYWIAVLVGIIVVTSGLVLDFTQILDFTSYGRTRNNITFAHWVHSISAVGIMAGSLGHIYMGTIAMEGAFEAMQTGSCDANWAKEHHDLWYEELVEQGVVVPVEQLEPTADQVAAGESPKTAS, encoded by the coding sequence ATGCGAATACTTTTATTAAGCCTGATGCTGTTGCTAACACTGCCAGCCATCACTCAGGCAGCTGGCCCTTCAGTAATCCAGCAAGACCCCGGCGCTGAGCTTTGGAATGCCGTGCGCGGCCGTGAAGGCGCAGACCATGGCGATGTACGCTCACAGGTCAAAGGCATTGACAGCACCGTGCTGGTCAATAAAGACGGGGATGATTGGCGACACTTCCGCATGGGTGAGTTAATCCCCTTGGCGGCTAAAGTGTTGGGATTCACGATTATTGCGATTTTACTGTTCCGCTTAGTTCGCGGAAAAATTAAAATCAAAGCTGGTCGCTCGACACAGAAAATTAAACGTTTTACCCGCTTTCAACGCTATGTGCATTGGACCACCGCCATCTTATTTGTGGCGCTGGGAATTACCGGTGCCGTGCTGATGTTTGGGCGCTTTGTGATTATTCCCTACATTGGCCCTGAAATTGGCGGACCGCTGACGCTGCTGATGAAGCGCATTCATGACTTTGCCGGCCCTGCTTTTGCGGTTGCTTTAGTGGTGCTTGCCTTCACCTTTATGAAGGGAAACTTCCCGAAATGGGTCGATCTCAAGTGGATCGTTAAAGGCGGTGGACTGCTGGGCGGACATGCTCCGGCAGGTCGTTACAATGCCGGTGAAAAGGGCTGGTATTGGATCGCCGTGCTGGTTGGAATCATTGTGGTTACCAGTGGTTTAGTACTGGATTTCACACAGATTCTGGACTTCACCAGCTATGGACGCACCCGCAATAATATTACCTTTGCGCATTGGGTACACAGCATCTCAGCGGTTGGTATTATGGCCGGTTCATTAGGCCATATTTACATGGGTACGATTGCCATGGAAGGTGCCTTTGAAGCGATGCAGACCGGCTCTTGTGATGCGAACTGGGCGAAAGAGCATCATGACCTTTGGTATGAAGAGTTAGTTGAGCAAGGCGTCGTGGTTCCGGTTGAACAACTGGAGCCGACAGCGGATCAAGTCGCTGCTGGCGAGAGCCCTAAAACAGCTAGCTAA
- the fdh3B gene encoding formate dehydrogenase FDH3 subunit beta produces the protein MARMKFYCDAERCIECNACVTACKNEHEIPVGVNRRRVVTIKDGEPGERSLSVACMHCSDAPCAAVCPVDCFEITDEGIVLHNKDTCIGCGYCFYACPFGAPQFPTDGAFSSRGKMDKCTFCAGGPEEEDMSPAEYTKYGSNRIAEGKLPLCAEMCATKALLAGDANMVADVYRDRVINRGAAAFSQTRLQQKANFQPNPSLSGRATGVDGVQQWKPDASN, from the coding sequence ATGGCAAGAATGAAGTTTTATTGCGATGCTGAACGCTGCATTGAATGTAACGCCTGTGTAACGGCTTGTAAGAATGAGCACGAGATTCCGGTCGGTGTAAACCGTCGCCGCGTGGTGACCATTAAAGATGGTGAGCCTGGCGAGCGCTCCTTATCCGTTGCCTGCATGCATTGTTCCGATGCACCTTGCGCAGCAGTTTGCCCGGTTGATTGTTTTGAAATCACCGACGAAGGTATCGTTTTACACAATAAAGATACCTGCATTGGTTGTGGCTACTGCTTCTACGCCTGCCCATTTGGCGCACCGCAGTTCCCTACCGACGGCGCTTTCTCGTCGCGCGGTAAGATGGACAAATGTACTTTCTGCGCCGGTGGCCCTGAAGAGGAAGACATGAGCCCTGCTGAGTACACTAAGTACGGCAGCAACCGTATCGCAGAAGGTAAATTGCCACTGTGTGCTGAGATGTGTGCCACTAAAGCACTACTGGCCGGTGACGCTAACATGGTCGCTGATGTGTACCGTGATCGCGTAATCAATCGCGGTGCGGCAGCCTTTAGCCAGACCCGTTTGCAGCAAAAAGCTAACTTCCAACCCAACCCTTCCCTAAGTGGACGGGCAACCGGTGTGGATGGCGTGCAGCAATGGAAGCCTGACGCAAGCAACTAA